TGAAAGCGATATCGTAAATCTGGACAATGCGGCGGGTCCCGGTACTCACTGGGTAGCGTACCCAAAGAGAGACAATCACGTGATGTATTTCAATAGTTTCAGAAATCTTCAACCATCTAGAGAACTCGTACGATATTTCGGAGACGGTGTGACAAAAATAGAATACAATCAAACGTCCTATCAAATCTACGATCAGAGCATCTGCGAACAACTTTGCCTGCTATTTTTACACTCGATTTAAAGACTGACGTTGTGCTGTTTAAACTCAGTATTCGTTCAAACATGTCGCTGACGCTTACGCTGAGCGGCAAGAGCAGCATTCTGACAGCGAGGTACTCTCCCGCTATAGATTTGAACGACGACGACTACGAGCTCGGTCTAGCGATCTTTGAAACATATAGCACGATACCGAATGTGAATGCTtcgaacaataaattttactttggtAAAGACAACGTGGAGATTACGATTCCCGAGGGATCGTACAAGCTGCATGCCATAAACGAGTTTTTAAAACGCGAGATTTCACAAATACGTCCGCTATGCGACGAGACTCGTTCAAACGTTACGCGCGGTGACATTGCGATTAAAGACAATAATGCTGGGGATGAAGACCCGATAACGTTCCGCGCAAACTACAATACGATGAGATATGAGATCAGATGcacatacaatataaattttggtaAACCTAACAACATCGGCTCGCTGCTGGGATTCAAGTCGAAGCGTATACTGGAACCGCGAAAATAGCACAAATCAGACGTGTCGATCAATATAATGAACGTGAACATTATCCGCGTAGAGTGCATCGTGACCGCGGGCGCTTACAGCAACGACAAAAGCGTGCACGTGATACATGAGTTTTCGCCGAACGTGCCAGATATAAGATTTCGGAAAGGCCGTCGCAGATCATTTACTTGCCGATCATCGTGCGAAGCGTTACGGATCTGACGATACGCGTCGTCGATCAGAACGGACGATTGCTTGATTTTCGAGGAGAAGAAATTACCGTCAGATTGCACGTGCGACGATGACGACTGCAACGATAACGTGAACGTGAAATGCTCTGTGTACTAAACGCGTCGGAACGCGCgagaaaaataaacacaaaCATCTTTACAACGAAAACATCAATGTTACAACAGTCATCCGATATTCCTGCTATACCTTTCGATAATATTCAATCATCCAGTTGTTCCAAGAAAAAGAAGCTCACCGCGTCGaacgttgaatttttgaaatctcTGTGATTCGTGGTGCGACAATGACGGACATTTTAAACATCAAAGACGAGCCGATCTTTGACGATCGCATCGTCAAGATCGAAACTCACACGTACAATCCGTTCGCCAATACAACGTTCGAACACAGCAACGAGATACGAATACCTATACAACAGCAAGATTTATACGCGTTACCAGCTCAAAGTTTTCTATACGTTGAGGGAAAACTTACGATAAAAAAACCAGTTGCGGGGTCTGATGTGATATTAGGAAATAATTGCATCGCGTTCATGTTCGATGAGATTCGATACGAGCTCGACGGTGTAGAGATTGATCGCAACAGAAACGTCGGAATAACCAACTCGCTCAAGAACTATGTAACTATGTCATCCGATAGAATTATGATTGCGAGTAACGCTGGCTGGGATCCGTGGAATCCTACGAAcggatactttaatttttgcgtacCGCTCAACATGCTACTGGGATTTTGTGAAGATTACAGACGCGTTGTGATTAACGCTCGTCACGAATTGATTTTGATACGCGCGTGCAACGATAACAATTGTGTAGTTGGCGATCCGGCGCGGGAgccggaaattgaattattcaaagtaCAGTGGCGAATGCCACACGTCCTGCTGAACGAGATAAATAAACTGGTGATGCTGCGTGCTCTGGAAAGCGGACGATACCTGAGCATGGCTTTTCGTTCGTGAGATCTATACGAGTTTCCACTATTGCAGCGCACGACCAAACATTCGTGGGCCATCAAGACGCTACTCAGCTCGAGAAGCCGTGGTACGTCATCTTTGCTCTGCAGGCTGGTCGGAAGAACGTTATGCTTGAGGATACGAGCCGATTCGATCATTGTAAACTGACGAACGTGAAACTGTATCTAAACTCGTAATGTTATCCGTACGACGATATGAATctggatttcgataaaaacagATGGTCGATTCTCTACGACACATACGTATGTTTCTGTAAAACCTATTACGGATACGATTATCTTAAGCCGAATCAAACTGTCGCGAATTTTCGGCAAAAAGGTCCGTTCGTAATTATCGATTGTTCTCAACAAAATAAATCGGTTAAGAGCGCAACCGTGGACGTGCGCTTAGAGTTTGAATGCAAAGAAAACTTGCCCGCGAGTACCACCGTGTACTGCCTCATCATACACGATCGCGTAGTTCAGTACAATCCGTTGACAAATGTTATGCGGAAGATCACCTAAGAACGTTGTCTCGctatacattattaaaggAGAGGGGGTGGAAATGAGACGATATATAAACCTACGATGCGCCGAAAGTTGAGGGCAGTCTTCTCGATTATCAATAGAGAGCTCGTCATGTCTGTACCAACGGTCGTGGACCTGCAAGGTTTTATCATTGGAAGAAAGTTTATCGTTAAGGAGTTTGCTGCTCTCAGAGATGGATTCATTCTCTCGCGTTACATTTTTCGAAATCCCGTGCCGTGGCATCGACTCAATAACGCAGACAAACGCCAAGTATCGTGGTTGCTTACGCATCATCACAGATTACGATGGAACAGCGGAACGATTCCATACAGCAGAGCTAAGAAATTGATTACAACGACGCTGACTAGGAACGAAACACCGCCCGTCGAAAATATCGAGACGCATTATGAAGATATAAGATCTTTAAACGAGATGGACCTTACGCATACTTTACGTTGTGCACAGCATTCAACAAATTgcgctttacaaaatgtatttaaaatattcaactgGTGGCGTTGTCATTAATAAACAtacgttttttataaataatagtgttttttttcttattaccccTGTCTCTTATTACCCCTATTAACCCTGTCGGaatttgtttatgttatttttaacgttcttTTTGCGTTTTCTAACGTTTGAATCGGAACGTGTTACGACACGTTCGAGATTATTCCCTAAAAGGAAGATATTCAACGTTGCTTCCCCCTCTATTCGAAGAAATTTCCCCTCTATCGTAACTCATAAGTCGAACTATTTTTTCGTACGATCAGTATTGCGCCAGCCGCTCGAACAAAATATTCTCCGCCAAAGAAAGCAGCAATGGTACAAAGCGTTGCTACGATACTGCGTCGTGTGAGAAGAAATGCGACGCGTAagtttgattttcttaaattttttttatttttcaacttttatattattgcttatattatttattacttttatattttattattattatattattttttatacagtacGTCGGAGCGTCGCGCGGTTTGCGTACTAAGCAGACAATACGCGCTTACGGGGTACAAATATCTCGAGATTGGCATCAACGTTGGTCCGCCGAGTTACGTGGAAATCGCCATAGGAGATCATCGGGGGAATGAACTTATAATGTCTCTCGAAACATGTAAAGGACTTTACGAACAGCGACAAAACGTTCGTGAATCTCTTTCGCACCGACTATAAGGacttgtacaattttattagcGTTGGACCGCTAACAGCCAGAATTTGCATAATCGGTGACGTTAACTTTAGTTTGGAAACGTACGCATGATAATGACCGAGTCGACCGTACGTCGTATGTTCGATCTGAACGGTtgtgtatttttaatgttcgatcgactaattaaaattactgatAATGTTGATATGCAGTTTACGCAATTCTCTAATATTGCATCCA
This DNA window, taken from Monomorium pharaonis isolate MP-MQ-018 chromosome 6, ASM1337386v2, whole genome shotgun sequence, encodes the following:
- the LOC118646375 gene encoding uncharacterized protein LOC118646375 — translated: MTDILNIKDEPIFDDRIVKIETHTYNPFANTTFEHSNEIRIPIQQQDLYALPAQSFLYVEGKLTIKKPVAGSDVILGNNCIAFMFDEIRYELDGVEIDRNRNVGITNSLKNYVTMSSDRIMIASNAGWDPWNPTNGYFNFCVPLNMLLGFCEDYRRVVINARHELILIRACNDNNCVVGDPAREPEIELFKVQWRMPHVLLNEINKLVMLRALESGRYLSMAFRS